CACAGCCTCGCCCGAACTGGCACGCCTCCCGATGTCGTTCTCATGGACCTCACCCTCCGCGGCGGCATGAACGGCGGCGAAACCGCCGAAGAAATCCTGCGCTTTGATCCCGAAGCCCGACTGGTCGTGACCAGTGGCAGCGTCAATGAAGACGTCCAGCTCACTTATTTGGAAAAAGGTTTCGTCGGTGTTCTACCCAAGCCCTACGAGGCCGGTGAACTGACCCAGATCGTGCATCGCGTGGTGACCATGATGAGCCGGGCATAATTCCGCCCCTATCTCCAAGATCCCTCGCCAAGGCGAAGCTGGTTCCCTGAGTTGCATTTGGGAATTTCGACCACGTTGCAATGGGGCAGCATGGATCCTGTGATGCCGAGCCCCTCACCTTCAGACAAGAAAAAAGCCGCCCGTGATCTCAGGATCAGCGGACGGCTTCAAACTCAGGGCCTCAAGGAGTCACCACGGAGATGGTAATCGATTGGCTGGCCACCGGGGATGCAGTCACGGCGTTGCCGACATCCACCCGATAGCTGCCGCTGTCGGACTCCTGAAGTCCGTTGATAAGGTAGGTTCCATCCACTGCATTCGAGATGGGCTCATTGTTCTTGTACCATTGGTAAGTGTATGGGCCCGGTGCATTTGGCGTGGCGGTAAACTCGATGGACTGTCCCGCTTCCAGGACAGACGTGTTCGGGTTGATGCTGATGCCGACGGCGGTGACTGGGGACTGCACGGACAGCAGCACGATGTTGCTCAGCACGCCTGCAGGCGTGGTCGCATTCGAAACGAGTACCGTGTAGCTGCCAGTATCTTCCGCTGTGACAGCGCTGATGGAGTAGCTGGCCAGGGTGGCCCCCGGAATATTGACCCCGCCCTTCTTCCACTGGAAGGAAAACGGTCCTGCCCCCTGGGTGCTGACAAGGAATGTCACCGGCGTGCCCAGCGCCACACCCTCAGCGGATGGATTGCGGGAAGCATTCACATTCGCCACGGCCGTGCTCACATCCAGAGGCACCGTATTGCTCAGCACTCCTTCAGGAGTGATGGCATTTTTCACCCGCACGGTGTAAACGCCGATGTCCACCGCATTCACAAAGTCAATGACGTAGGTGGAGGCGGTGGCACCTTCGATGTTCTGATCATTCTTCAGCCACTGATAGGTGTAGGGGCCCACGCTGCCGGAGATCGTGGGGACGCTGAAGGTGACATTGCCACCAATGTTGACGGACTCAGTCGTCGGTGTGCGCTGTGCCACCACGGCGCTGATCGGATTGGCCACCGTCAGCACATTGCCAGCACTTGTCACCCCCGCAGGTGTGATCGCGCTGCTGACACGCACGCTGTAGGTTCCTGCAGCTTCCGTCCCGACTGAATTAATGGTGTAGGAAGCACCCGTGGCAGAGGCATCCAGAATGTCCGAATCATTCTTCCGCCATTGATAAGTAAACGGACCCACCCCCTGGGAGGTGGCCGTGAACGTCACATTGTTTCCGACCCCCACAGGGTTTGCGGAGGGGGTGCGAGTCACCGTCACACCGCTCACTGGGTCATTCACATCCAGAACGGCCTTGTTACTGATCACGGTCGAGTAAGTGGTCCTGACCACCACGTCATAATTACCCTGGGCACCTTCGGTCACCGGATTGATGACATAGCTGGTGTTGGTTTGTCCGCTTATGTTCGCGCCATTTTTACGCCACTGATAGGTGATCGGTGTGCTGGCGGACGTCGAGGCCGCCACGGTCAAGGTGACGCTCACCCCCGGATTCACCGTCTGGGAAAGAGGGTGCTGGGTGATATTGATCGGCACTGGATTGAAGTTCACCCTGCCCGACAGGATGGGCGAAGTTTTCGCCGTCGTCGGTGGATCAGCCGAAGGCAACTGCGCGAGAGTGAAGAAGCCATAGCCGCCGGCATCCGATTGCGGGAACCCGCTGCCATCGGAATAGGTGCGGGCAGGAATTTGCGGAATGATGATGCCAAAGTAACTGGCCGACCGCGGTGTCGGCAGTTCAGGATCTGTGAGCTTGAAGCTGCCGCTGAAGAGTCCCGTCGCCCCATTGGTGATGAGGCTAATGCCGCCTTCATTAGCTACTCCAGAAGGGATCACGGACACACTGCCGATAGACAGCGCAGCCACGCTGGGATTGGTATCAGATTCCTCCACACCGCCTTCTGCAAAGATGAGGCTGGCATTGCGAGGGATGCGTGGCAGCCCCATGATCAGCGGCTGGGCGTCCGTTGGCAGATAGTTGCGACCAAGGGCATAAAGGGCCACCGGACCAAAGCCAGCTTTGTAACTGCGCTCCGTGGCCAAGGCTTGGGCATCCCGAGTCCAGTTCATTTGGCCTTCGACTCGGAAGCGGTTCGGCAGCTTCTTTTCATCCTCGGTGATAGCCTGGATAAACTGCAGATAAGCCAGCCCCACAAAGGAGCCCGTGTTTTTGTAAAGAGACTGGTAAACCAGGAACTGCTGCTGGCCGCCCAGGAAAGAGCTGGCAGTCAGCGTGGTGCCATCGGCCAAACGTCCAGAGATTTTGGCGATGCCGTTGTTATCCAGCAAGGCGACGGCGTAACCCGTGCCTTGGGGCGTTTCGTCGTCCCCTTTGTCTTCATCGGTCAGATTAAAGGCCATGTGAAAGCGGCCGATGTAGGGTGAAGGACGGCTTTTGGAGAGGCTGTAAACATTCCGGTAGGCCGTGAAGCCCACAGCATCGTAGCCATCTGTAAGAGAGCCGGTGACATTTCCGCTGTCACTGTAGCCGGACGGAGCCAAGGCCGTGAGGCTCATTTGCAGAGGGGTGTTGCCTTTGCGAATGACGGTAGCCTGGCCGGAGGTGCGGAGACTGCCTGGGTTCTGATCCATCTTGCCTGTGAAGCTGAAGATGTCTTTGCCCTGAGTCAGCTTGCCACTGATGAGCCCGCCTTCGGTCACGGTCATGTCGATGCGGCCGCCTTTGTTGCCATTAAGCGCTGCGGAATTTCCGATTTGACCGATGAAGGCTCCCACCACCGCCTCAGGCAAAGGCAGCACGGTGAAAGGCACATTGCTCAGGGTCGAGCTGCCTTTCGGGTTTTTGACGGTCACCTTCAGTTTGTACTCACCTGGCTTGGTGGCAAAACCGCTGATGCGCCCGGTCGTTACATCCAGCTTCAGACCGGGTGGTAAGCCGGAAATGGCAAAGGACGAAATCGTCGAATTGCTGCTGCCGCCCCCAGGGATGGTGTAGCCATATTCAATGCCGACATAAGCGGAGTCCGGCGTAAAGGCAGTCAATGAAGGAACGCCCCCGGCAATGCCTACTTTCCAGGCTCCGGTGGTCCCGTTCAGCGCGGGATTGGACTGGTCTTCCACATAGCAGGTGTAGTCTCCTGCGTCATTGGGAGTGAGGAGCTTGATGGTCAGGGTAGCTGTTGTGGCCCCGGTGATGCGGTCGAGTTCATCTGTCACATCAACAGGCTGGGGATCGGTAAGCTTTTTGCGCAGCCACCGGTAATTCATGGCTGGGCCGGATGCCTGAGCCTTGAGCACCACCGTCTTTGCCGGCAGCGCAATCATAAGTCGGGTGGCTTTGTCCACCACGATGACATTGGCCGGATCACTGTCATCCTTGCCAGCCAAATTGGTAGCCCGCATCACGTAGGTACCGCCATCGGTGACCTTAGCAGCGGGAATATCCAACTTTGCCAGCTTCTGCCCTGCCACAGCTTTGCCAGACCGCAGCCAGGAAATCACAGGCGCAGGGGCTCCGGTGACAGTCGTCTCGAGCACGAGCGGCTGGCCGACCTCCACCACCTTGGCCACTGGATGAGCGGTGACTTCGGGCGCTGTCCGCAGGTCCACCCGCGCCTCGGCACTGGTGAGAGTGGTGGTGCTATTACCAACCAGGACACTGAAGGCTCCTGTATCCTCAGCCTGGATATTGGTGAGGCTGTAGGTCTTGAGATTGGCACCGGCAATCGGCACCCAAGCATCAGCCACTTTTTTCCGCCACTGATATTCCAGATTGGTGCCAGTAGCCGTCACCGTCAGCGAGGTCTTGCCACCGGGTAGCACAGCCACCGAAACCGGCTGGC
This is a stretch of genomic DNA from Prosthecobacter algae. It encodes these proteins:
- a CDS encoding immunoglobulin domain-containing protein, which gives rise to MLFSPNSLVSKARAWGLPLIALAASMAVPAFATPPKAPTNLKLRTTLFAEPGLPPPAPATTTARYYQVTWDDNSLDESGFRIEVRFGNVGGFSYLDAVAADVEEYVIPYDFGDNVLVQFRVVAYKHNGSAIESTASTSLGEFVSTLKASTLNAPSNFRVAEVNDGQLRFTWKDNSTAEWYYQIFYKKSGDADSTYATLGSLHLFDNKEGTAATDLTSVTVKHNLQPGQSYHFRLRATRKTDGTFATAVSASHSAIVAPVSYPVAASTSYIVPRLNAPTELSGEAVDTERIVLRWKDNSFNETGYEVEYRAAGSTGTWQKLTLGANSNSFTISVGPGGTYEWRVRAVVTGVSDPGDYSNVHTIVMNFVKPQGLVATTSGLSGAVELTWQDTSLSETHYDIYTRLADEETTNDQWFFAQSMLADTTRATVKTRVENSAEVPLALNVEHEFVIVARYAGTGAESEESNIAKAFVRHGFTSRTYQPAKKGQPFTYTMAVSNAVERVSWGVTGLPAGLTFNAETGVISGTPEVDGVVTCPMTVTYQTTSAMVPLTLRILKEAALPTIVKDIPDITIGTGAQFPVILNDKFADADSEMAVRLRTNRGDIDLLLYPSLTPEAVENFMGYVESGAYNGVIFHRSVPTFIVQGGAYVPVSAPNVFSSLLKRPASINEPGISNVRGTVAHAKVGGNPDSATHDFFFNLEDNSLKANIELDNQNAGFTVFARVAGSGMSVVDGIATLPIGVYKDYNTSGGTTASLDRRVVLDGSKVAFEEVPMNVTNGTAPTDMDVSRTVQILDARQVSPFKYEVVDTPESNETVVRATVMNDGTLRLEGLIAGTSTITLRARDLDNNPVEQSFNVTVVKGHAAPVITRQPVSVAVLPGGKTSLTVTATGTNLEYQWRKKVADAWVPIAGANLKTYSLTNIQAEDTGAFSVLVGNSTTTLTSAEARVDLRTAPEVTAHPVAKVVEVGQPLVLETTVTGAPAPVISWLRSGKAVAGQKLAKLDIPAAKVTDGGTYVMRATNLAGKDDSDPANVIVVDKATRLMIALPAKTVVLKAQASGPAMNYRWLRKKLTDPQPVDVTDELDRITGATTATLTIKLLTPNDAGDYTCYVEDQSNPALNGTTGAWKVGIAGGVPSLTAFTPDSAYVGIEYGYTIPGGGSSNSTISSFAISGLPPGLKLDVTTGRISGFATKPGEYKLKVTVKNPKGSSTLSNVPFTVLPLPEAVVGAFIGQIGNSAALNGNKGGRIDMTVTEGGLISGKLTQGKDIFSFTGKMDQNPGSLRTSGQATVIRKGNTPLQMSLTALAPSGYSDSGNVTGSLTDGYDAVGFTAYRNVYSLSKSRPSPYIGRFHMAFNLTDEDKGDDETPQGTGYAVALLDNNGIAKISGRLADGTTLTASSFLGGQQQFLVYQSLYKNTGSFVGLAYLQFIQAITEDEKKLPNRFRVEGQMNWTRDAQALATERSYKAGFGPVALYALGRNYLPTDAQPLIMGLPRIPRNASLIFAEGGVEESDTNPSVAALSIGSVSVIPSGVANEGGISLITNGATGLFSGSFKLTDPELPTPRSASYFGIIIPQIPARTYSDGSGFPQSDAGGYGFFTLAQLPSADPPTTAKTSPILSGRVNFNPVPINITQHPLSQTVNPGVSVTLTVAASTSASTPITYQWRKNGANISGQTNTSYVINPVTEGAQGNYDVVVRTTYSTVISNKAVLDVNDPVSGVTVTRTPSANPVGVGNNVTFTATSQGVGPFTYQWRKNDSDILDASATGASYTINSVGTEAAGTYSVRVSSAITPAGVTSAGNVLTVANPISAVVAQRTPTTESVNIGGNVTFSVPTISGSVGPYTYQWLKNDQNIEGATASTYVIDFVNAVDIGVYTVRVKNAITPEGVLSNTVPLDVSTAVANVNASRNPSAEGVALGTPVTFLVSTQGAGPFSFQWKKGGVNIPGATLASYSISAVTAEDTGSYTVLVSNATTPAGVLSNIVLLSVQSPVTAVGISINPNTSVLEAGQSIEFTATPNAPGPYTYQWYKNNEPISNAVDGTYLINGLQESDSGSYRVDVGNAVTASPVASQSITISVVTP